A stretch of the candidate division WOR-3 bacterium genome encodes the following:
- the dnaB gene encoding replicative DNA helicase yields MNPDTAAESTLRKPPQALEAEAAVLGAMLLEPETVPTVLQHLKPHDFYLQTHRRVYEAIITLFEQNSPTDIITVTTELKRMKELEAVGGQSFLSGLLDGVLTTANCEDHAQLVLEKSVQRQLITTATEIVQASYDEARHAQELVEEAEQKIFNIREAGSRKGFSPIKELLKTEMERVEKAMSEKKMITGVETGFQDLDEKTSGFQPGDLIIVAGRPGMGKTAFALTVAAKANARRPVPTAIFSLEMSAEALTQRMMCSEAGLSMHNLRRGVISNRQRAHLAAALGNLYEAPLYIDDTPGLTALDMRARARRLKSQGPLAMVIIDYLQLMEATSRRREANRQQEITEITRALKAMAKELNVPVVVLSQLSRATEKRDDRRPQLADLRESGSIEQDADVVLFLFRPIMYKKGEIVDPNLEREAYLDVAKQRNGPTGDIPLTYLPECMRFENREGRALPEPMRPLEEEDAEDALPE; encoded by the coding sequence ATGAACCCCGATACTGCCGCGGAATCCACGCTCCGCAAGCCGCCGCAGGCACTCGAGGCCGAGGCAGCGGTCCTGGGCGCGATGCTGCTCGAACCGGAAACCGTGCCCACCGTGCTGCAGCATCTCAAACCCCACGACTTCTATCTCCAGACCCACCGCCGTGTCTACGAGGCGATCATCACCCTGTTCGAACAGAACTCGCCTACCGACATCATCACCGTCACCACCGAGCTCAAACGAATGAAGGAGTTGGAGGCGGTGGGCGGCCAGTCGTTCCTGTCGGGTCTGCTCGACGGCGTACTCACTACCGCCAATTGCGAGGACCACGCCCAGCTGGTGCTCGAGAAGTCGGTACAGCGCCAGCTCATCACCACTGCGACCGAAATCGTCCAGGCCAGCTACGACGAGGCGCGCCACGCTCAGGAACTGGTGGAAGAGGCCGAACAGAAGATCTTCAACATCCGCGAAGCCGGCTCGCGCAAGGGCTTCTCCCCGATCAAGGAACTGCTCAAGACCGAGATGGAGCGGGTCGAGAAGGCTATGTCCGAGAAGAAGATGATCACCGGGGTCGAAACCGGATTCCAGGACCTGGACGAAAAGACCAGTGGTTTCCAGCCCGGGGACCTGATTATCGTCGCCGGCCGTCCCGGCATGGGCAAGACCGCATTCGCCTTGACGGTCGCCGCCAAGGCCAACGCCCGGCGCCCGGTGCCGACGGCGATCTTCAGCCTGGAAATGTCGGCGGAGGCGCTTACGCAGCGCATGATGTGCTCGGAAGCCGGCCTCAGCATGCACAACCTGCGCCGCGGAGTCATCAGCAACCGCCAGCGCGCGCACCTTGCGGCCGCTCTCGGCAACCTGTACGAAGCCCCGCTCTACATCGACGACACGCCCGGTCTGACCGCACTGGACATGCGGGCCCGGGCCCGGCGCCTGAAGTCGCAGGGCCCGCTGGCCATGGTCATCATCGACTACTTGCAGTTGATGGAAGCCACTTCCCGCCGACGCGAGGCCAACCGCCAGCAAGAGATCACGGAGATAACGCGGGCGCTCAAGGCCATGGCCAAGGAACTGAATGTACCCGTGGTCGTGCTTTCCCAGCTCTCTCGCGCCACCGAGAAGCGTGATGACCGCCGGCCCCAACTCGCTGACCTGCGCGAATCAGGCTCCATCGAGCAGGACGCTGATGTCGTGCTTTTCCTCTTCCGCCCGATAATGTACAAGAAGGGCGAGATAGTCGACCCCAACCTCGAGCGGGAGGCCTATCTCGATGTGGCCAAGCAGCGCAACGGCCCGACCGGCGACATCCCGCTCACCTATCTCCCGGAGTGCATGCGCTTCGAGAACCGCGAGGGGCGCGCACTGCCCGAACCCATGCGCCCGCTTGAGGAAGAAGACGCCGAGGACGCCCTGCCGGAATGA